AGCGGCGGTGCACTGACTGCGGCCGCCGTGGTGGGGGCGACAATGGCGGCGGCGGTGGGGGCCGCGCTGATCGCCGCCCGTCGGACGATGCTGATCCGCCCGACGGAGGCGCTCGGTGAGATCGCCGTGGAATCCAGTCGGAACAGCAAGATCCGCCTGTTCGTCGGGTTCGCCACCCTGGCGGGTGCCATCTACCTGACCACGCTCAGCACGACGCAGAAGGGGAACGCTGCCCTCGGCACCGCGCTCGGCATGCTGTTCGCGCTCGTCTTCGCGGTCGCCCTGCTCGCCCCCTGGATCAACCGGGTGGCCGCCCGCCTTCTCGGCCCGGTGCTGCGTGCGGTGTGGGGCGACAGCGGCTACTTGGCCGCGGCGAACCTGCGCGCCAACGCCCAGGGCATGGTCACCGTGCTGACCGCACTGGTGCTGACGGTCGGCCTCGGTGGCTCGATCTGGTTCCTCCAGGACAACCTGCAACGACAGACCGTCACCCAGAACCGCGCCGGGATGCTTGCCCAGCACTCCATGAGCTCCGCCACCAGCCTGCCTGAGACCGCCCTCGCAGAAATACGCGGGATTCCCGGCGTGGTGGCCGCCACCGGAGTGCGGAACACCTCGATCATCCTCGGCGGAGGCGGGGAAGGCGGCGGTGTGCAGGCGATCGATCCGGACGGCGTCGAGCACACCATGGACCTTCAGGTTCGCAGCGGCAGCCTGGCTGACCTGCGCGGGCCCGCCATGGCGGTGTCGACCCTGCAAGCCGATTCGAACGACTGGAAAGTCGGCGACCAGGCCGAGGTGTGGCTCGGCGACGGCACACCGGCCACCCTGCGCATCGTCGCGATCTACGACCGGGGCATAGGCTTCGGCGACTTCACCGTCACCAAGGACGTCATCGAGGGCCACACCGCCTCCACCGGCTACGAGCGGATCCTTGTCCGCGCCGAACCGGGCACCGACATCACCACCGCCCTGGCTGACGTCACCGACCGGCACCCCGGCAGCACCATGACGAACACGGCCGGGCTCACCGGCCGGCTTGCCAACGACCTGGCGCTGAGCGCCTGGTTGAACAAGCTGCTGATGGGCATGATGATCGGTTACGCCGCCCTGGCCGCCGCCAACACCATGGTCATGGCCGCCCTCACCCGTGGCCGCGAACTGGCTTCACTGCGCATGGTCGGCGTCACCCGGAAGCAGGTGAAAAGAATGGTCCACGCGGAACAGTCCGGCCTGCTCGGCGTTTCCCTGCTCATCGGCGGATCCATCGCCGCGCTCACCCTGGTATCAGTGGTGCGCACTCTCACCGGGCAGAGCGTTCCTTATGTCCCCACGCTGGGATGGGTGTCCATCATCGGCGGCACGGCGCTGCTCGCCCTGCTCACCACCATCCTGCCCATCGCACAACTGCTCCGGGTCCCACCGATCGCCGGCATCGGCGTCAAGGAGTGACGGTCACCGGGGACGGCAGACGTCCCTGATCCGGTTGAACGACAACCGAAGGGCGTGTCCGCACTGCGAGGACGCCCTTCGGTTGTGGTCGTCAAGCGTCCGGCCGGAGAGAGCGCTCGCGGCGGTCGAGCATCGAACAGCTGCGGTTGTTCCCCCACCGCTGCGTCACCGAGACGCGATGCTCAAGGCGGTGCTCACCGCCCATGCCGAAGACGGGGATGCTGCCCAAGCGCGAACACGGCTTGGCCGGGATCACCCGCCGCACACGCCGCACGACCGGAGCCGTATTCGTCCGGGCTGAGCCAGCCGAGTCCTTCTGGATGCGCTCGGTAAGCGGCGCTACCTCGGTTCGGTGCCTTGGAGGTAGCGCAGGACCGCGGTGACGCGTCGGTCGGCGCGGTCGTCGGGTGCGAGGTCGAGCTTGGCGAAGATGCTGCGGATGTGCTTGTGCACTCCTCCCTCGGTGATCACGAGCCGCTCGGCGATGGCGGTGTTGCCGAGTCCTTCGGCCATGAGCGCGAGCACATCCCGTTCCCGGGGGCTCAACCGGCCCAGCGCGCTGGTGTGCGGGTTGCGTGCCAGCAGCTGGCCCACCACCTCGGGGTCGACGGCGGTGCCGCCACCGGCCACCCGGTGCAGCGCGGTCAGGAATTCGTCGACCCGCCCCACCCGTTCCTTCAGCAGGTAGCCGAGCCGGTCGGCGCCGGTGGTCAGCAACTCGGTGGCGAACGCCTGCTCCACGTACGCCGAGAGCACGAGCACCGCGAGGCCGGGCCGGCGGCGGCGTGCCTCGACGGCTGCCACGATTCCCTCGTCGGTGTGGGTGGGTGGCATCCGCACGTCGACGATGGCGACGTCCGGCTCGTGCTCGGCCACCGCGGCCAGGAACGATCCCGGCGTGTCGGTGGTGGCCACCACGTCGAGCGACTCGGCGCGCAGCAGCAGCGCCAACCCCTCGCGCAGCAGCGGGTCGTCCTCCGCGATCACGATCCGCACGGCAGCTCCACTCGCATCGTCGTCGGCCCGCCGGGCGGGCTGTCCAGGGTGAATCGCCCGTCGTGCGCCTCGACCCGCCGGCGAATGCCGGACAAGCCCGACCCGCCGCGTTCGTCCGCGCCACCCCGGCCGTCGTCGCCGATCCGCAGCAGCAGCCGATCACCATCCCGGCACACCGCCACCACAGCGCTCGCGGCGCCGCTGTGCTTCGCCACGTTGGAGAGAGCTTCGGCCACCACGAAGTACGCGGTGGCCTCGACCGAGGCGGCGCAACGGCCCGGCACGTCCACCACCACCTCGCACGGCACACCGCAGCTGCCCGCGAGGCCGGCCACGGCGGTTGCCGCACCAGGGCCGCCTCACCATTCAGGCACTTGGCGTAGACCTTGTGCAGGACCTCCACCGAGTGCCCCGCCCACTCCGCCACTGTGGTCGACGGCACGCCCCGTTGAACCACGACACCGCAGCGTGCCGCAGGTCGTGCTCCAGTCCAAAGGAATCGGCATCAAGGCCGATGGCACGGTCGGCAGTGTCGTCTACGAGGACATCATCACGCGCCAACCCGACGGTTGGAAGATCAGCTACCGCAAGGTGACTGCCAGGCGATCGGCACTTGGCGACCACAAACCCGGTCCCCGCATGGCTCGGCGATCGATGCGCCGGCCGGCCATCTGTTCGCGTTCCCCGCAGAGGTTGTGGGATCTCGAATGCGACGGCGGATCTCGCGCTGGCAGGCAGTTGGCGGATACGTCATAGCGGCCAGGAATCCGCAGGCGAAGTCGAGTGTCGCAAAACGGTGAAGGCGAGTAGGAAACGACGCCCGAATGAGACTGATCTTGGTGATGTCCTGGTGAGACAAGCGGGAAACCCAGGTCAGCCGGCGAAGTCCCCGCGCCGTACGTCGTCCAGCACCGCACCCTCGAACCGGGTGCCGGTGAGGGTCGCGCCGAACAGGCTCGCACCCGTCAGGTCGCTTCGGGCGAAGTCCGCTCCGGTCAGGTCGGCCCCGGTGAACGCGGTGCCGCGCAGCCTGGCGTCGACGACGGTCGCCCCGGTCAGGTCGGCCATGGCGAGCAGTGCGCCACCGGCGTCCACGCCGGACAGATCGGCGCCCGCCAGGTTGGCGTGCGCGAGCGAGGCGTCCCGCAGCACCGCGCGCTCCAGACGGGCGGCCCCCAGGTCCACGAACTCCAACTCGGCGCCGGACAGGTCGACACCGGTCAGGTCCCGTCCCGCGCACGGCGCGGCGCGGAGGTCCCGGCCGTCGGTGTCCGCCACCTCCGGCAGCTCCACCAGGTGCGCCCGCCAGTCGCCGCCGGTCCGCAGGGCGGTCAGCGCACCGTCCAGCATGACCCTGCCCCGCTCGGTCAGCCAGCGCTCCCGGAGCAGGCGCTCCCGTCGACGCGTCTCGTCCAGCACGACATCTCCCCTGGTCAGCTACCGGGTGGCCATTCATGATACGGCGGGAACGAGCCGTGCCCGACCTCGTTGAGGAACCCGGCCAGCCGGTTGATCAGCCGGTTGACCTCGCTGAGCCGTTCCAACAGCACCGTCATGCCGCGCTCGGTCATGGTGTCGGGCGGGTTGTGGGCCTCGCGGGTCAGGGCCTCCCGCACCTTGAACAGGCCGTCGCACGCCTCTTGCAGGTCGCGGATGTGCGAGAACGGCCGTCCGTCGGACCTCCGCGCGACGACCTCACCCCGGGCTTCCCTCCGGGCGGCGCTGTAGTGGTTGTGGTTCGGTTCGCGGTTGATCTCGCCGACCGGGTTCCTCTTGAGGTTCTCCAACTTGGCGATGGCGTTCACGGCCTCCTGCCGCAGACCCAGCGACCGGTTCGGCACCGGCGGTTCCTCGACCACCGGCGGCTTCTCCGCCGGCGTCGGGGGCTCCTCGACGGGCGGCGGGCGCACCGGCGGCTCCTCCACCGGAGGCGGCCGGACGGGTGGTGGCGGCGGATCGACCGGTTTCGGCGAGGCCCGCAGGGACCGGACGATCCGGCCGCCGAAGAAGAGCACGAAGATCTGGAAGATGCCGCCGACCACCAGGTCGTACTGCTCCTGCGAGGACATCTCCCGGTTGCTGAAGAATCGCTTGCCCCGCGCGCCCTCGATGATCTGGGTGAGGCCGACCAGGCTGCCCACGCTCGCCAGCACGATCCCGGCGGTGACGCCCAACGTCTGCCAGAACCCCGACGTGGGCCCGTGTTCCGCCCGGTACGCCTCGGCTCTGGTGACGCACTCGTAGAGGAGCGCCCCGACCGCGAGCACCACGGCGGCGATCACCACCGCGGCGGTGAAGCTGATCGCGGCGACGATACCGAACTTGGCCAGGATCAGCGCGCCGACGAAGATCACCGCCGCGATGACCAGCGTGGCCAGGATCGCAGCGGCCAGGTAGAGCACGGCCTTGCCGATCGCGAGCAGCACCTTCTGCCACGCGGGCCGGTCGTACTCCTGCTCCGCCTCGGCTTCCGCGCGGGCCAGGTTGCCGTCCAGCGAGGCGAGTGCCGAATCGTTGTGCGCCAACGAATCCGTGACGCCGTCGGTGATCGTCGCGCGCGACCGGTCGTGGGTGGCGCCGACCTCGGCGACGGTCTTGCCGGACGTGTCGGCCAGCGCGGTCAGCAGCTGGTCGGCACTGCCCGTCGCCGCCTCCCGCCCCTGCCGGACCTGCCGGTCGGCCCCCTCCTGGACGCGGGCGGTCACCGTCGCCGTGGCCTGTCGCACGCCCGCCTGAGCCTGTTCGATCCCGCCGCGCGCCGTCCCCTCCAGCTCGGTCCCGGCCGTCCGACCCCGCACGATGACGGTGTCGAACTCCCCGCCCACGGTCGCGTCGAGCGCGTCCAGGGCGCCGATCGTCTGGGTGGCCACGCTGTCCACCGCGGTGAACCCGGAGGATCGACCGAGGGTGGCGAGCGCCGCGTCGTCCAGGCCGCGCAGCGCGAGGTCCGCGCCGTGCCCGGCCTGGTCCAGGGCCGCCCGTTCCACCGCGTCGACCTGGACAACGAGCCGCCCGCCCAGTTCGCGGGCGGTGGCTAGGGTGGCGGCCCGCAGGTCGCGGAGTTCCTGGACGGCCCGGGTCTCGATCGCGTTCAGGGCCTCGGTCGCGCCGGTCGCGCCGGTGTCCAGACCGTCCTGGACGGCCGCCCCGATGTCCCGGATGGCGTGCTGTCCGCCGGGCAGCGCCGCGTCGACCTCAGCGGCCACCTTGGTGGTCTGCTCGCCGATCCCGGCGGCGATCCGGTTCGCCTCGGTGAGCGCGAAGTCGGCGGCGGGCGGCGCGACCTGGCGCAGCTCGTCGGCCTGGGCGGTGCCGACCTGCCGCACCGCCTGGGCCCGGGCGGCGGCCCGGTCGGGGTCGGCATCGGTGATCGCGCCCACCCGGCCCTGGCCGCGCCGTGCGGCATCGGTCGCGTGCCCGGTCGCGGTGTCCCGGGCGCGCTGCGCCTCCGTCCGGCCCAGCTCGCGGGTCGCGGTCGCCTTGTCGGTGCCGGCCGCGCGCACGGTCGTGGCGTGGGCGTGCCCGTCGACGCCCAGCCGGGTGCTCTGCCCGGTCGTCGCCGTGGCGGCTTCGGCCCGGCCGGCGCCGATCGCGGTCCGGACGGCACCGGTCTGCTCGGCGATGTGGGCGCGCACCGCGGCTTCCGCCGCGTCGAACCCGTCGCTCAAGCGGGCAGTGAGGGCGCCGACCTCCTGGGTGGCGCTCTCCCGGCCGGCCGCCGCGCGCACCGCCACGGCCTGCCGCGCAGCGGACAGGGCGGCGGTGATCTCGCCCTTCTTCGCCGTGACGTGGGCGCGGAGCCGGGCGAGGGCGTTCCGCTGCCGGGGAGCGACCTCCACCGAGTCAAGGGCGTCGCCGTTGTCCGGCACGGGCGGCGCGGTCGGTTCGCGCGCGGTCCCCACGGGTGCCGGCGCGACCGCCGGCGCCGGGGCCTTGCGCTCCACCGGACCGGACGGCCGGGCAGGCTTCCGGGGCGGTGTGGCACGGGCCGGTTTCGGCGACTGGGGCGACTGGGGCGGCTGGGGTGACTTGGGCGGCGCGGGCTGGGGCGCCGGGGTGTACGGGGCGGGCTTGGCGGGCGGTGCGACGGGCGCCTCGCCACCGCGGAGCCGAGCCGGGAGCCGGTCGCCGAGTTCGGCCACGGCCCGCCGGCGCGTCTCCGGGTCGAGTGCCGCCAACTGCCGGCGCACCGCGCCCGTCCGGTCCTCGGGGTCCACCTGGAGCCGCGCCCGCAGCCGGGAGACGAGCGCCTCCTGCTCCGACCCCAGCGCCCCGGCGACCGCCGCGTTGCCCGCCGTGGCCTGCAACCCGAGCAGTCGGCGCACGGTCGGCGGTCCGCCCGGACTCGGGACGGTTCGCACCGGACGACCTGCGCGGGCGGGTTCCGGTAACCGGTCCGCGCCCTCGACATGTCCGCCCATGCAAGCCCGCCTCGATTTCTAGGTCCTCCGGGCAGGATGGCAACCGACCGGGTGCCCGACAACGGTCGCGGCGACGGCCAAACGGGCAGGAACCGCTGCCCTTCGCGGCACCGGTCGGCGCGCGGGACGCAACCCCGAACCGGGTGTGCTCCGTCCTGGTGTCAGCAAGCCGAACGCGTTGGTCACACCGAGGTAGGCCAGTCGGAGCAGCACAGCCGGTCATCATGCCGTGCTGGACGACATCACGCGGATGGCAACCGTGGCCCGTGAGCGCTTCGGGCACTCGGGCTACGTACGCCTTCTACCTGCGTGGATGAGGTTATCGGCATGCACAATGCCCTGCGCGGACAACAGCACCATCTGCGCCCGCCGCCACGTCACCACGCCGCCCGGAACAGGACCCGAGCGGCGTGTCACGTCAGGCCGAACGTTGCCTGATGCGGCACTAGGCCTCCCTGGACCACGCCTTGGAGAGGGCGAGCTTGCCGCCGGTGTGCAGCAGCGATCCCGAGTACACGCGGCTCGCCAGCAGCACGGTCAGCACGACCGTCCCGGCCAGCAACCCCATGGCCAGCAGCGGTTCCCACAGCGCCGCGTCACCGGCGAACAGTCGCACCGGCATCGCGATCGCCGACGAGAACGGCAGGAACGACAGCACGGTGAGCACGGTGACGTTGTCGGAGAAGAACATCACGCCGAAGTACGGTCCCATCACCAGGAGCATCACCAGGCCCATGCTCGAACCCAAGTCCTCCTGCCTGCTGACCAACGACCCTGCCACCGCCCACATCGCGGCCAGCAGCACGAAGCCCAACACCAGGAACGGCACGAACCAGCCCAACGCGGGCGCGACCAGCGCCAGCAGCTCCGAGTGGCCGCCCAGCCGCATCGCCACCGGCGCGGCCACCGCGATCACCAGCACCTGGCCGATCGTCAGCAGCGAGTGGCCCACGATCTTGCCCGCCAGCAGCGCGCGCACCGGCACCGTCGACACCAGGATCTCCACGATCCGCGTCTGCTTCTCGGTGACGGTGCTCTGCGCGATCGCCGTCCCGCCCATCCCGAACATGAGGAACAGCAACGCGAACACCATGATCACGAGCTGTCGCTGACCCTGGCCGACCTCGGCCGGGTCGAGCAGGTCGACCGGCGGCGCGGTGCGCAGCGCGGCCACGACGTCGGTCGGCGGGTCGGCCAACGCGACCACCCGGATGCCCGTGGCGGACTCGCCCGTGGTGTCCGGCACGACCGCCGCCTCCACCTCCTCCGACCGGATCAACGCCTCGGCGGCGGCCAGGTCCGCAACCTCGCGGACCTCAACACCGGTGTCCGTCAACGCCTCCGCGGCCTGCGAGCCGACCGTGGCCACCTTGGTCTCGCCGCCACCGAGCACGGTCGGCAGGATCGACATCGCGAACAACCCGACCACGATCACGCCGAGACCGATCCAGAACGCCTTGGCGCGCAGGAAGGTCTTCATCTCCCGCTCGGCGACCAGCCTGGTGGCCGCGGCGAACCCGCGCGACCCGCCGTCCCGCTCCCGCTCCGTCACACCGGTCATCAGATCGCCTCCATGAAGATCTCGCCGAGCGTCGGCACGACGGGGGTGAAGCTGCGCACGGAACCTCGGCGCAGGGCGGCTTCCAGGACCACCTGGTCCACCTGGTCCACTTCGGCGTCACCGTCCGGTTCGAACACCACGCGCGGGCCGTCGACGTCGACCACCCGGACGCCCGGCACGTCGCGCACCCACCCGGCGTCGGACGCCACCACCAGCTCGAACCGCGTGGTGCCGTACCGGGTCCGCAGCTCGTCCCGCGCGCCGCTGACCGCGATCCGGCCGCCGGAGATGATCACCACGTCGTCGCACAGCCGTTCCACCACGGACAGCTGGTGGCTGGAGAACAGCACCGGCACACCGCTCGCGGCCCGGTCGCGCAGCACCCCGAGCACCGTCTCGACCGCGATCGGGTCCAACCCGGAGAACGGCTCGTCCATGATCAGCATGACGGGGTCGTGCACCAGTGCGGCGGCGACCTGCGCGCGCTGCTGGTTGCCCAGCGACAGCTCTTCGAGCTTGTCCTTGGCCCGGTGGCCCAGTTCGAGCTGGTCGAGCAGGCGTTCGGTGTTGCGCCGCGCGGTGTCCTTGTCGAGGCCGTGCAGCTGCCCGAGCCAGGCGATCTGCTCGGCGACGGCCATCTTCGGGTACAGGCCGCGTTCCTCGGGCATGTACCCGAACCGCTGCCGCACCGAGCCCGTCACCGGCGAGCCGTGCCAGGCGACCGTGCCGCCGTGCGCGGCGAGGACACCGAGGACGATGCGCATGGTGGTGGTCTTGCCGGACCCGTTCGCGCCCAGGAACCCGGTCATGCGGCCGGGCCGGACCTCGAAGGACACCCCGTCGAGGACCTGGTGGTCGCCGAAACTCCGGCTCACCGACGTCACTGTCAACATGACCGCAACGCTAGGCCGCGCACGCCTCCGGCACGTCCGGCGCGAGATCGACTCCGGGGGTCATCCTCGCGGAGGACCCCCTTGGCCCGGTTCCACGATCCCGTGCTCGTAGGCGAACACGACGGCGTGCGTGCGGTCGCGCAGGCCCAGCTTGGCCAGGATGCGCGACACGTGCGTCTTCACCGTCGTCTCCCCCAGGTACAGCGCGCCGGCGATCTCCGCGTTGCTCGCGCCGCGCGCGAGGTGGACCAGCACCTCGAACTCGCGGTCGGTCAGCTCGGACGGCCGGCGCGCGGGCGTTGCCGGCGCCGGTCCGGTGAACCGGGCGATGACGCGCCGCGTGACCTCGGGCGACAGCAGGGCGTCACCCCGGGCGACGATCCGGACCGAGTCGACCAGGTCCTCGGGTGAGGCGTTCTTGAGCAGGAAGCCGCTCGCGCCCGCCCGCAGCGCCTCGAACAGGTAGTCCTCGCGGTCGAACGTGGTGAGGATGACGACCTTGATCGGGTTGCCCGCGCCTGCCGGGCCGAGGATGCGCCGGGTGGCCTCCAGCCCGTCGACGCCCGGCATCTGCACGTCCATCAGCACGACGTCCGGCTGGAGCCGGCCGACCACGTCCACGGCCTCGGCGCCGTCACGGGCCTCGCCGACCACCTCGATGTCGTCCTCGGTGCCGAGGATCACCCGGAAGCCCGCCCGCACCAGGTCCTGGTCGTCGGCGAGCACCACGCGCAAGGGGGTCGTCATGCCGGGAACCTCGCACGGACCCGGTACCCGGCGTCACGGCGGGGTCCGGCTTCCAGCTCGCCGCCGTGCACCGCGACCCGTTCCCGCATGCCGACCAGGCCGAACCCGGCGCGGCCCACCGACGTGCCCTTGGAGCCGCGGCCGTCGTCGGCCACCTCGACCTCCAGCGAGTTCTCCAGGAACCGCACCCGCACGTCCGCCTTGCGGGCGTCCGCGTGCTTCACCACGTTCGTCAACGACTCCTGCACGATCCGGTACACCGACAGCGCGACGCCCTCCGGCACCGGCCGGGGGTCGCCGTAAACGCCGTGCTCCACGTCGAGCCCCGCCGACCGCGCCAGTTCGGCCAGCTCGGACAGCTGGTCCAGGCCCGGTGACGACGTCTCACCCTCCTTGTCGCGGACCTCCTCCTGGTCGGCGCGCAGCACGCCCAGCAGCCCGCGCAGTTCGCCGATCGCGGTGCGCGCGGTGTCCTCGACGGTCCGCAACGCCTCGCGGGCCAAGTCGAGGTCGCGGTCGAGCACCCGCCGCGCCGCGCCCGCCTGCACGCCCATCACCGACACGTGGTGCGCGACGACGTCGTGCAGGTCACGGGCGATGCGGACGCGTTCGGCGACGATCGCGCCACGCGTGTTCTGCTCCTGCGACCGGCGCAGTTGCTCGGCGCGGTGCTCCAGCTCGGCCTGTCGGCGGGCTGATTCCCACGCCATGTCGCCGAAGAAGTACGAGGAGAGGAAGAACAGCAGGTTGAACCCGATGCCGTAGAGCACCGACGCGATCACCGGGTCCAGCGGACCGGCCGCTCCCTCGAACGACGGCGCGGGGCGCACCAGGAACCGCACCAGCCCGAACCCGAGCCAGGCGAACATCGCCACGATCACCGCGACCCGCGCCCACCGCGCCCGCGTCCGGTCCTGCCCCCACGCGCCGGCGCTGAACATGGCCAGGAACAACGCGACCGAGGGCACGAGGTTGTCGCCCACCTGTCGTGCCTGCGCCGCGATCAACAGCGCGCCGACCACGAGCAGCACGGCCACCGGGAACCGCCGTCGTGCCACCAGCGGCAGCGTCAGGGCCGCGCCCCAGGCGAGTTGCTCCGGCATCGACACCACGTCGTCGAACACCATCGCGCCCATGCTGTTGACCAGCACCGTCACCGCCGCCGCGCCCGCCAACGCCGCGAGCGCCAGCCAGACGTCGTGCCGCCGCTGGGCCGCAGTGGGGCCGGGACGCCGCCACTGCGCCCACACGGGCTCACGCGACCATTCGTCCGCCATGCCGAGAACGTAACCCGACCGGCGTTCGCCCAGCGCGCCCGACCACCACGGTCCAGCTGTGGTCACCGCGAGGCGTGGGAGGGTCGCGGGTGGTCACCGCCGAGCCGAACCCCGTGCTTGCCAAAGATGTAGTCCGGGCAGGTCAGGTGGCGTGGTGGTTACGCGTCCAGATCGTCGGCTGGCCAGTGGCCTGCGGGACGTTCCGTCGGCGATGCAGGCGTACCGCTCGCTCCATTGAGGACCGTCGTCCGGGCGGAGGCATGTCGGACCTGGCGACCCAGCTCCTTCGTTGGAACCACGAAAGTCGACTGGGGAGGACGACCTCCCGCCCATTGAGGAAGATGCATCTCACCGAGACCTGCGACGACCCATCGTTGTGGGATCGCCGCACTTGGTCGTGAAGGTGGTCACCACCGACGCGACCGTCACCGGACGTGCAAGTCCTCGGAGAACCGATGCCGAGCTCGATCGCCGCGAGCTGCTGCACACGGAGCACATCGTGGACGCCAGACACCTCCGTCGAACCACGCGGTCATCGGATCTTCGACTTGGCGGTGTTGCGCACTCGCTTGGTCCGGCCGACTTCGGCCAACACCTCCAGCACCGAAGGCCTGGTCAGGTTGTCGGCCACCTTGCGCTGCAACCAGTCCGACGCCTCTCGCAGTCGGTCGCGATCCGGTTCACCGCCCGCCACCAGATCCCGGTACAAGAGCCACTCGGCGACTCGGCGCGTCGGGAACTCGCGACCACCGAGCACCGGCAGCACCGCTTCCGCCCAGGTGTCGAAGTCCGGGTGTGACTCGCCCAATCGATCCAGGTGCCGCACGACGGCGGACACCGCCATAACCTGGTCCGGATCTCCGAGCACGCGCGTGATGACCTGGAGGTCGTCGGGTGGTGTGGCGTCCGCCAACGCACGCAGATACACCTCGTGCCGCACGTGTTCGTCGTGCACGCCCACGTTCACGTCCACGTCCTGGAGGCCGGTCGCCGCGACGAACTCCGGGAACCGATCGTGCTCGGTCACGACGACCCTCCTCCCGAGCCCTCGCAGGGTCGGTAGCGGCGCATGTCCCGGCGGATGGCGTTGCGGATCTCCCGGATGTGGTCGTCCACGACCTGCTGCTGCCTGCGTGACAACTCGGGGTCGCCCTCCAGCGGTTTGCCGTTCTGGCCGATCCGGGTTTCCGCGCCACCGCCCTTGACGTGGGCGTGCGGGGGAGCGTGGTCGTTGGAGTAGATCTGCACTCGCACGCCCCTGTCGTTGACGACCGTCCCGACCGGGCTGTCCTCGGTCAGACCTAGCGGGTCGAACCACGTGCCGGGGTTGCGGACGCAACTGTGCGGAGCGTAGCCGCCGCCGAGCCCCAGCGGATCGGCGGAGACGTACCTCGCGGTCCTGGGGTCGTAGAACCGGAAGTGGTTGTAATGCGGGCCGGTCTCCGCGTCGTGGTACTGGCCCGGGAAGCGCAGGGGCACCCGGTCGGCCTGGTCGGGCGTGATGCCCCACACCGTGGATCGGGCCCGCCACACCACGTCGCCCCGTGCGGAGAGCAGTTCGGTCGGCGTGCCGACCAGGTCGGTGACGATCGAGCGGACTGCTCATCCACGCGCTCCCGGTCCACGGGGACGCGCTCGACCTGCGTCACCGGCCGGTGGCTGTCGGGCAGGTAGTCCCACGTCGTGGTGCGGCCGGAGCGGGACTGCTCGACGAGCGTCTCGCCGTCCCGGGTGA
This is a stretch of genomic DNA from Saccharothrix ecbatanensis. It encodes these proteins:
- a CDS encoding ABC transporter permease; amino-acid sequence: MLKLAAKMLRHRKGSAVATLLALTAGVMILMSMGLLVESGLRFEAASQRYAATDVVVANRDITLTTNGQEATVPLPEGGTVPASMVERLRRVPGVAGVVADTSVTAILANGGATGHGWSSTVLTPYQLTKGTQPNNDNEVALDERVAGSVAPGDEVPILMEGTARVYRVSGLVRNAGPRPGADASPAVFFTDEHAAAVYPRKGRVDAVGVIAEPGASSAALVADVRKLATEAGVKAHAGAERGQLEQSADVAAGAMLIQLGAIFGGFVALLVMFVVVGTIGLAVRHRRRDLALLRAVAATPGQIARLILTEVGLLSLLSVVIGVPLGWFATRWLRGELVDRGFIPNTFPFSGGALTAAAVVGATMAAAVGAALIAARRTMLIRPTEALGEIAVESSRNSKIRLFVGFATLAGAIYLTTLSTTQKGNAALGTALGMLFALVFAVALLAPWINRVAARLLGPVLRAVWGDSGYLAAANLRANAQGMVTVLTALVLTVGLGGSIWFLQDNLQRQTVTQNRAGMLAQHSMSSATSLPETALAEIRGIPGVVAATGVRNTSIILGGGGEGGGVQAIDPDGVEHTMDLQVRSGSLADLRGPAMAVSTLQADSNDWKVGDQAEVWLGDGTPATLRIVAIYDRGIGFGDFTVTKDVIEGHTASTGYERILVRAEPGTDITTALADVTDRHPGSTMTNTAGLTGRLANDLALSAWLNKLLMGMMIGYAALAAANTMVMAALTRGRELASLRMVGVTRKQVKRMVHAEQSGLLGVSLLIGGSIAALTLVSVVRTLTGQSVPYVPTLGWVSIIGGTALLALLTTILPIAQLLRVPPIAGIGVKE
- a CDS encoding response regulator yields the protein MRIVIAEDDPLLREGLALLLRAESLDVVATTDTPGSFLAAVAEHEPDVAIVDVRMPPTHTDEGIVAAVEARRRRPGLAVLVLSAYVEQAFATELLTTGADRLGYLLKERVGRVDEFLTALHRVAGGGTAVDPEVVGQLLARNPHTSALGRLSPRERDVLALMAEGLGNTAIAERLVITEGGVHKHIRSIFAKLDLAPDDRADRRVTAVLRYLQGTEPR
- a CDS encoding sensor histidine kinase — protein: MAGLAGSCGVPCEVVVDVPGRCAASVEATAYFVVAEALSNVAKHSGAASAVVAVCRDGDRLLLRIGDDGRGGADERGGSGLSGIRRRVEAHDGRFTLDSPPGGPTTMRVELPCGS
- a CDS encoding pentapeptide repeat-containing protein codes for the protein MLDETRRRERLLRERWLTERGRVMLDGALTALRTGGDWRAHLVELPEVADTDGRDLRAAPCAGRDLTGVDLSGAELEFVDLGAARLERAVLRDASLAHANLAGADLSGVDAGGALLAMADLTGATVVDARLRGTAFTGADLTGADFARSDLTGASLFGATLTGTRFEGAVLDDVRRGDFAG
- a CDS encoding polymorphic toxin type 28 domain-containing protein, whose amino-acid sequence is MRTVPSPGGPPTVRRLLGLQATAGNAAVAGALGSEQEALVSRLRARLQVDPEDRTGAVRRQLAALDPETRRRAVAELGDRLPARLRGGEAPVAPPAKPAPYTPAPQPAPPKSPQPPQSPQSPKPARATPPRKPARPSGPVERKAPAPAVAPAPVGTAREPTAPPVPDNGDALDSVEVAPRQRNALARLRAHVTAKKGEITAALSAARQAVAVRAAAGRESATQEVGALTARLSDGFDAAEAAVRAHIAEQTGAVRTAIGAGRAEAATATTGQSTRLGVDGHAHATTVRAAGTDKATATRELGRTEAQRARDTATGHATDAARRGQGRVGAITDADPDRAAARAQAVRQVGTAQADELRQVAPPAADFALTEANRIAAGIGEQTTKVAAEVDAALPGGQHAIRDIGAAVQDGLDTGATGATEALNAIETRAVQELRDLRAATLATARELGGRLVVQVDAVERAALDQAGHGADLALRGLDDAALATLGRSSGFTAVDSVATQTIGALDALDATVGGEFDTVIVRGRTAGTELEGTARGGIEQAQAGVRQATATVTARVQEGADRQVRQGREAATGSADQLLTALADTSGKTVAEVGATHDRSRATITDGVTDSLAHNDSALASLDGNLARAEAEAEQEYDRPAWQKVLLAIGKAVLYLAAAILATLVIAAVIFVGALILAKFGIVAAISFTAAVVIAAVVLAVGALLYECVTRAEAYRAEHGPTSGFWQTLGVTAGIVLASVGSLVGLTQIIEGARGKRFFSNREMSSQEQYDLVVGGIFQIFVLFFGGRIVRSLRASPKPVDPPPPPVRPPPVEEPPVRPPPVEEPPTPAEKPPVVEEPPVPNRSLGLRQEAVNAIAKLENLKRNPVGEINREPNHNHYSAARREARGEVVARRSDGRPFSHIRDLQEACDGLFKVREALTREAHNPPDTMTERGMTVLLERLSEVNRLINRLAGFLNEVGHGSFPPYHEWPPGS
- a CDS encoding ABC transporter permease codes for the protein MTGVTERERDGGSRGFAAATRLVAEREMKTFLRAKAFWIGLGVIVVGLFAMSILPTVLGGGETKVATVGSQAAEALTDTGVEVREVADLAAAEALIRSEEVEAAVVPDTTGESATGIRVVALADPPTDVVAALRTAPPVDLLDPAEVGQGQRQLVIMVFALLFLMFGMGGTAIAQSTVTEKQTRIVEILVSTVPVRALLAGKIVGHSLLTIGQVLVIAVAAPVAMRLGGHSELLALVAPALGWFVPFLVLGFVLLAAMWAVAGSLVSRQEDLGSSMGLVMLLVMGPYFGVMFFSDNVTVLTVLSFLPFSSAIAMPVRLFAGDAALWEPLLAMGLLAGTVVLTVLLASRVYSGSLLHTGGKLALSKAWSREA